From Rutidosis leptorrhynchoides isolate AG116_Rl617_1_P2 chromosome 3, CSIRO_AGI_Rlap_v1, whole genome shotgun sequence, a single genomic window includes:
- the LOC139896096 gene encoding protein SODIUM POTASSIUM ROOT DEFECTIVE 2-like, producing MKTKDIFCASQASTTIMDSGNHHQPSSSAASGGRTIDRHNPIIRDEKRLTKTLLTPPLFTTTSLNNKTKPEKHKTKPDTKRKNIAFADENNDQTNKNVVRKQGTSALLGWNCTKPSDFISPATSSRFLLGDKSLVSDQLFDPLLKQLSTLLPPPPPQLLPEKIDKCDGDKTYYKKKDEEILSSSPVKTLPRTSSSLSSRSSDHQVVVLRVSLHCKGCERKMRKHLSKMEGVTSFNIDFIAKKVTVVGDITPLAVLTSISKVKNAKLLTPTTISSSNVPQVDPNFSEIKKQLGLVA from the exons ATGAAAACTAAAGATATATTCTGTGCTTCTCAAGCCTCCACCACCATCATGGATTCCGGAAATCACCACCAACCGTCATCCTCTGCCGCCTCAGGCGGTCGAACAATCGACCGCCACAATCCAATCATCCGAGACGAAAAAAGACTTACAAAAACCCTACTCACACCACCTCTTTTCACCACCACCTCCTTAAACAACAAAACCAAGCCCGAGAAACACAAAACTAAACCCGATACAAAGAGAAAAAACATTGCGTTTGCGGACGAAAATAATGATCAAACAAATAAAAATGTGGTTAGAAAGCAAGGAACAAGTGCGTTGCTCGGATGGAATTGTACAAAGCCTAGTGATTTCATAAGCCCGGCTACTTCTTCAAGGTTTTTGTTAGGTGATAAATCGTTAGTGTCTGATCAGTTATTTGATCCTCTTTTAAAGCAACTTTCGACACTGTTGCCGCCACCACCACCGCAACTGTTGCCGGAAAAAATAGATAAATGTGATGGTGATAAAACTTATTACAAAAAGAAAGATGAGGAAATATTATCATCTTCTCCGGTCAAAACACTGCCACGGACGTCCTCGTCCTTGTCATCACGTTCATCCGATCATCAG GTGGTTGTGTTAAGAGTGTCATTGCACTGCAAAGGCTGTGAAAGGAAAATGAGGAAACATTTATCTAAAATGGAAG GGGTAACATCATTCAACATAGACTTCATTGCAAAGAAGGTGACTGTTGTTGGAGACATAACACCGTTAGCTGTTCTAACAAGCATATCGAAGGTCAAGAACGCAAAATTATTGACTCCTACAACGATTTCGTCATCAAATGTTCCTCAAGTGGATCCGAATTTCTCAGAGATCAAAAAACAGTTAGGACTCGTCGCATGA